AAAATTTACTATAAAAATATCAAGTAAAGCTTCCGGCCGGTGAATCTCCATATTTTCGGCAGATAAACTAGTGGTTAATTGATCTATGTTTAATGGATTACGGACTATATTAATTCCGACTCCGACAATAAGATAGTTATTATTTGCCACGGTAAGAGATTCAAGAAGTATACCGGAAATTTTTTTATCGTTGATCAGGATATCATTAGGCCATTTAAGTTTAATATTTTTAATGTTATTTTCTTCTCCAATGTCATTCTTGCGCTCTTTTATGTCATTCCCGCAAAGGCGGGAATCCGGTTCGTCATGCTGAACTTGTTTCAGCATCTTATTGTTAATAGATCCTGAAATAAATTCAGGATGACCGGAAGCCTTTCCTGGATTCCCGTTTTCACGGGAATGACACTGAAAAATAAGAGACTCTATAGTCTCATAGACGGCAAGCCCGGTTACAAACGATAATTGCGGAAAAAGAGTTAGTTCTTTATTTGGCTTTAATAATAAACTGGTATGTAAATTGCCGAGCAGGGATTGCCATTTTTTACCTTTCCGAGTGCGTCCTTGCGTTTGAGTTTTTGCAAGTATAGCATAATTTAAAGAAGGATTAGTTTTTGCGATTCTAATAGCCTCTAGGTTGGTACTGTCTATTTCATCGAAGATTAGTAATTTATAGTTATTCATATGTTAAGTATATGTTGTAATACCGTGGCGGCATATTGCGTGGATCGGAATTAACACAAAAACCCCGTCATTGCGAACGAGCGTTGTTGCGTGGCTTGATAAAAGTGCCGTGTGTCATTCCCGCGAAGGCGGGAACCCAGACTTTTTCTTGTCATGCTGAATAAGTTTTTCGCATCTTTTTTAGTAGATCCTGAAATAAATTCAAGATGACTTTTATACTTTTTTCTGGATTCCCGCTTTCGCGGGAATGACATCAAATAGGCTTTTTCTTTAAACTATAAGCCTATAATAGCAAGCTTTATTTCAAAATTTAATAAAAAAAGAGGCAAAAAGTAAAAAACCTATAACAATGGAATTAATTAATAATAATCCATATTGCGTCGGTATTTTTTTCTCGATTAGCTCAATATTTTCGACAAAATACATGGTTTTAATAATTTTGAGATAATAATAAGCGGCGATAATACTAGTAAAAATACCAACAAAAGCTAATAAATATTCCCCTTTATTAATTGCTTGATAAAAAAGATAATATTTTCCTAAAAAGCCGGCTAACGGCGGGATGCCTATCATGGAAAACATAATAATTGTTATGGCACCTGCTATTGCTTTGTGGTTTGCCGATATTCCTTGTATACTGTCAAAAGTTGCTTTATCTGCTTCACTCCCGAGCAGTGCTATTAAACATGCAAAAAACCCTATTGTGCCGGTGGCATATATCAGCATATAAAGCATAGCGGCAAAATTTCCTTCTGAGTTATGCAAGGCTACCCCGACCAACACATAGCCGATATTTAAAATAGTACTATAGGCCATTAATCTTTTTAAAGATGTTTGCCTAATCGCTCCCAAAGCTCCGAAAATCATTGATAATACGGCAATTATTTTTATTAAATTAATGCTAATAGGGTGATAATCACCGACCACTAAGTTCATTATATTTAACAAGATTGCAACCATGCCGATTTTTGAAGCGGTAGCAAAATAAGTAACCGAGCTTACGGGTGAGCCTTCATATACCTCCGGTACCCATGAATGCATAGGAACGCTAGAGAGTTTAAAGAATAAGCTGCTTAAAAAAAGTACAATTCCGACTACTAAACCGATATTTGCATTAGAAGTATTTAATTTATATAAAATATCGCTAAACTCTAAACTTCCGCCGAAGCCGTATATAAAAGAAATACCGAATAACGATAAACAGCTAACTAAGCTTCCTAAAATAAAATATTTAAGCGCCCCTTCCGATGATTTAATATCGTTTAATTTAAAGCCGGCGAGAACATAAGCTATTAAAGCCGGCAACTCCATAGCACAAAATAATAGCAAAAAATTCCGTGCCGAGATTGCAACAAAAATTCCTGCAGTTGATAATAACACTAAGGTAAAGAATTCATTTTTTAATTCTTCGGAGCTAGTAGCACAGTAATCGCGGTAAATTATCATAGTCATTATCGTAAATATTAAGACTATAGCTTTATAGCTACCCGTAACCGAGTTAGTAACGAAGGAATCGTTAAATGCCGTAGCTTCTTGAGCAGAAATTTTTAGAGTCACAAAAACTAATATTATCGATAGTAAAATAGTGAGATTAACAATAATTTTATTTTTACTGCTAAAAAATATTGCAAATATTTGCGTAAAAAGTGCTATTAGCGTAAGTGATAATTCAGGAATTATAATATTAAATTGTTCGAGCATGAGATTATTCATAAAAAAATAGATATTAGTAACGCCGGTTTAGGATAAGATTTTTAAAAAAATCTTATCCTAATACTGATAGAAATAAGGAAAAATGATAGCTTAAGGCGGCTTAGCGCTATCATTTTGCCCTATAATCCTGCTAATTATATTTAGAATTAAATATAATTAGCAGTAAATATTAATTTTATAATCAAGGGTGAAGCCGCCTTTACCCTTGATTATTCAGCTTTTGAACCGAATTTAGGATAAGAACTTATCCTAAATTCGCGTTAGTAAATAAATAATGCTTAATCAATAAGCTTCATTATTTTATATATTATAACATATTACTCTATCATATTTTCGTTCTTTTTTCTTCCTCTTTATGCTATATTCGTATAATCTACAGTTAATAAAATTTATGTTTAAATATTTTAGTTAAAAATGCATTTAGTATCATTTATATTAGTATGGTTAAATACATTATTCCGTCAATGGTGGCTATCCGTTAGCTCGATAAATTTTTATAAAGATGTTTATAGGAATTACCAAGGATACGGTATTAGATATTTATTTGTCGTTTCTTTTATCCCTTCAATAATTTATTGTATTTTTGTATTAAATTATATAGTAACGTTGAAAGATTATTTTAACGGCAAGCATTTATCAAAAGCTACCGAAAGCATTGAATATATTATAAATCAGCTGCCGGATATTCAATATAACGGTATAAAAATTTCCTTAGAAGAGGAAGGGCCTTTATATTTATATAGCAAAAATAAAAATAAAATAGTAGCTATTGATATTAATAACCAGCTACCGCTTAACGAAAAAAGTAAGATACCTATTATTTTAACCGCAAATAAGCTTATAATAAATTTAGTAGAAGCCACTACTAAGAAAAAGTTAACTACCGATATTGAATATTCTAAAATATTTGATCCAAGTCAAAAAGCTTTAACTCCTGAGATAATAAAAAAATATTGTGCAGATAGTTTAGCTAGCATTCCGACCGTCTTTATTTATATAGGGATGCCGATTATAATTCTTTTTTGGTTTGTTACTTTTTTATTTGAAAAAAGTTTTATAATTTTATTAGTTTACGTTTTAACTAATTTATTCGGTCCTAAATCCCCAATGAAAACCTGTGTAAGATTAGTGATGTTTGCTAGTGGCGTGCCGGTATTACTTCAACCTATTATTACGTTACTCTCTCCTGCGCTTGGTGAGGCGATACTTTTCCTCCAAATGTTTACTGTTGGATTGTTGTTTGCGGCACTTTGGCAAATAAAAAATAAAGAAATGTTCGGTAAATATAGTTAGAGAGAGGTTGGATAGAATTTTCCTACTCTTTAAACGCCGATTTAGGATAAGAATTTATCCTAAATTCGTGTTTTAAGATATGCGTCTTTTTAGCGGTGTTGTTGCATGGCTCTAAAAAAGTGCCGTATGTCATTCCCGCGCAGGCGGGAATCTAGAAAAATTATAGTCATCCTGAATTTATTTCAGGATCTATTAATGAGATGCTGAAACAAGTTCAGCATGACAAGACTAGATTCCGCCTTCGCGGGAATATGACATATAGCACTTTTTTAGAGCCATGCAACAACGCCCTTTTTAGCTAGGAATGATATTCTGAAAAACAATTAAATTCCCCTATAGTGCTACTTTAAATTCTGCTTCGGTTTTTGCTTTAATCTCGTCGAGCGTTACTTCCGGTGCTATTGTGGTTAGTAACATTTCATCTTTATCAACATCAAAAATTCCAAGGTCGGTTATTACTCTGCTAACTACCTTGGTCCCCGTCAAGGGAAAACTGCATTCTTTTAGTAATTTAATGCCGCCGTCTCTTGCCGTATGCTCCATTATCACGACGACCCTTTTGGTATTAGCCACCAAATCCATAGCACCGCCCATGCCTTTTACCATTTTGCCGGGGATAGTCCAATTAGCGATATCGCCTTTTTGTGACACTTGCATTGCTCCCAAAATAGTTAAGTCAACGTGAGAGCCTCTAATCATGCCGAATGAAAACGCGCTATCAAAATAACTACTTTCCGGCAAAGCAGTAATAGTTTGTTTGCCGGCATTAATTAAGTCAGGATCTTCTTCACCTGCATAAGGAAACGGTCCCATACCTAGCATGCCGTTTTCGCTTTGAAATACAACATTTACCCCTTTAGGGATATAGTTGGCGACGTAGGTCGGCATACCTATTCCGAGATTAACATATAAGCCTTCTTTAAGTTCAAGTTCGGCGGTTATTTGATAAATTTGTTCTTTACTCCAAGCCATTTTTATCCCTATTTTGATCGAGTTGTTAATTGTTCTATACGCTTCTCATATTTTTCTCCTAAAACCAATCTCTGTACGAAAATATTGGGGGTATGAATATTATTGGGATCAAGTTCGCCTATTTCAACTATTTCTTCTACTTCACAAACAGTGACTTTAGCGGCTCCTGCCATTATAGGATTAAAATTTCTTGCCGTCTTATTATATATTACGTTACCGCTTTTATCGGCTTTAAAGCCTTTGATAATAGCAAGATCGGCAAAAAGCGCGGTTTCCATCAAGTATTTTTCACCGTTAAACTCACCTACTTTTTTGTTTTCTTCTACTATTGTCCCGATACCGGTTTTGGTGTAAAAAGCCGGAATACCGTTGCCGCCGGCTCTAATTCTTTCGGCTAGCGTTCCTTGCGGGTTAAGTTCAAGCTCTAATGTCTTATCTAAATATTGTTGTTCAAAAATTTTATTCTCGCCGACATACGAGGAAATCATTTTTTTTATCTGTCTAGTTTGGAGTAACAGCCCAAGACCGAAATTATCCACCCCGCAATTATTGCTAATAACGGTTAAATTCTGCACTTTGCTTTTAAGCAACGCATTTATCAAATTTTCCGGAATACCGCAAAGGCCGAAGCCTCCTGCCATAATCGTCATACCGTCGTAAAGCAAGCCTTCTAGCGCTAACTCGGAAGAGGGATAAATTTTATTCATAAATTGTAATTAATTTAAAAGTTGTTTGTGGTAGGTTTTCGTAATTTCTGATGTCATTCCGGCACGGCATTAGCTTTGTTGCATGGCTCGAATTTTCGATGTCATTCCCGCGAAAGCGGGAATCCATTCTATACGTCATCCTGAATTTATTTCAGGATATATTAAAAGAGATGCTGAAACAAGTTCAGCATGACTATTATTTTTCTAGATTCCCGCCTACGCGGGAATGACATCTTCTGATATTACTCCTTAAATTCTTACCTAACAGAATATAAACAAATTTAAAGATCGCTACCTTAGTTGTCAAGTATTTAACTAAAGCTACTGGAAATAATTTTAAAATTATCTTATATTCTTATATGATTTATAGGAAGATGTTTTAGAATTATGTTAACCAGCATAGAAAAGTTTTTATTTGCTTCAGTCGGCTCATTGCTTAACATTAATGAGGATGTAATCAAAGCTTTTAAAAGGCTCGGTATAATAACCGTGCGGGATTTATTATTTTATCGTCCGATTTCATGGCAGGTGAAAATAATCTCGCCGAATTTATACGAGGTGAAAGAAGGACAGTTAATTCAAACTAAGGTAACAATCGAAAAAATATTTTTACCGATAAAAAAACATCAGCCGTTAAAGATTACGGCAGCTAATGATACCGGTTCTTTATTAATGGTATTTTTTCATAAATTACCGCCTTTTATTTTTAATAAATTAAAAGTCGGTACTACTCACACAATTAGCGGTAAGGTACAGTTTTTTGATCATTATGTGCAAATTTCCCATCCAGAATTTATTTATAATCCTAAATTTGAAGGAGCAATAGAACCGATTTATCCCTTAACGTTCGGGATTAATAATAAACAAATTTATTCTTACATATTAAAGTTAATTGATATATTTGAAGAGAAATGCACTAAGCTAAAGCTAGGAACTAATACGGAAATAGTAGAATATATAGAATCATTATTGACGGATTTAAAAACTCTTCATGTTCAATATTCCTTTGATGCCTCATTATGTAATTCCTACGCTTCATTATGTCATTCCCGCGAAGGCGGGAATCCGGAAAACGCTTCTAGTCATCCTAAATTTACTTCAGAATCTAATGAGATGCTGAAACAAGTTCAGCATGACGGACTGGATTCCCGCCTTCGCAGGAATGACATAACGGGGCGCGGGGATGACACTGAAGTAAACGGAAATGAAAATGAAACAAATATTATAGAAAAAGCTATAAAAAGATTAGCCGCTAAAGAGCTTATCGCTAATCAAATATCTCTCTACAATATCCGTAAACAAATTCAGTTAAAGCGCGGCAATAGTTTTAGCAAAGCTGCAGTTATACAGCAATCCGTATTAGACGAATTAGGATTTGAATTAACACAGGGGCAACAAAAAGTTATAGAAGAAATAGAGCAAGATCAAAGTTCTTCATTTGAAATGATGAGACTATTACAAGGCGACGTCGGAGCGGGTAAGACCTTAGTAGCTCTGCTTACTATCGTAAATGCGGTAGGAGCAAAGTTTCAAGCAACTCTTATGGCGCCAACAGATTTGCTTGCTAATCAGCATTATGAGTTTTTTGTTAAAGCTTTAAAAAATACTGATATAAAAGTTGCTCTTTTGACCGGTAAAATATTAGGTGTTACCAGAAAAAATGTTATGTCTCAGCTTGAAAATGGTGAGATTGACATATTAATCGGTACGCATGCTTTATTTCAAGAAAAGGTAAGTTTTAAAAATCTTGGCTATATCGTTATAGACGAACAACATAAGTTCGGGGTGCAGCAGCGTTTGAATCTAATAAATAAAGGCGCAAATCCCGACGTGTTAGTTATGACGGCAACGCCGATCCCTCGAAGCCTTGCGCTGACGGTCTTTGGTGATATGGCTATCTCAAAATTGACTAGCAAGCCCAAAAATCGGCTAGCTATTACCACTAATGTTATGCCGACTAGTAGAATAGAAAATATAATAGAAGTATTAAATAAAAAACTTACCCTAGGTGAAAGAATTTACTGGATATGTCCTTTAATCGATCAAAACGATAAAGAGCTTAAAATAGAAGAAAATATTATCCCGCTTACCGATGTGATGAGTCGTTTCGCTGCGATTGATTTGGTCTATCCTAAAATAGCCGGCATTATTCACGGTAAAATGAAAAATGATCAAAAAGATGCGGTAATGAGGCAATTTAAAGAAGGGCAAATTAAATTATTAGTGGCAACTACCGTTATCGAAGTAGGGATTGACGTACCGGAAGCCACTTTAATTGTTATAGAAAATGCTGAGCAATTCGGTTTAGCCCAGCTTCATCAATTAAGAGGAAGAGTAGGGCGGGGATCAATCCTCTCTTACTGTATATTATTATATAATCCAAAAAGATTAAGTAAAGTAGCACGCGAAAGATTTGAAATAATGAAGTCAACTAACGATGGATTTTATATAGCGGAACAGGACTTAAAACTTCGTGGCGGCGGTGAAATTCTCGGCATGAAGCAAAGCGGGGAAATACAGTTTTTCTTTGCCGATTTAGCACGCGATCTAGAGTTATTAATCAAAGCGAACAAATTTGCCGCTGCAAACCCTAACGTTAATTACGATTTTGTTAATTTTCAAATTAAATTATTTGCAAGAGGAGAATTAAGTGAATTGAATTGAATATTATTTGTGCAGCATTATTGTAGGGTTCAAATTTTCGATGTCATTCCCGCGAAAGCGGGAATCTAGACTTTTTTTGTCATGCTGAACTTGTTTCAGCATCTTTTTGTAATAGATAATAGATCCTGAAATAAATTCAGGATGACTATAATTTTTCTGGATTCCCGCCTGCGCGGGAATGACATAGAACATGCTGTAACCTATCCACGCAACAATTCTATTTCTCTTATAGATTGGTTTAAACGCTTAGCATTTTTAGGGCTTGCCATTAAATAAGCAGTTTCTTCGTATGATTTAAAATCCTCTAAAGATATTATTACTGCAGGCTTTCCCTTTTGCCGAGTTATAGTTATAGGAGTATGATCGTCATTTACCTTATCTAGAATTTTTGCAAGATTACTACGAAGCTCCGAATAATTTATAATGTCCATAAACATATGTAATTAGATATATATATACTTATATAAGTACGCAAGTTATTTAAGACGTCTTGCATAACTTGCTTCTAAAGGTAATTTGTACGTCAATCCGATGCTCGGATCCTCACGTTACTTGCGTGTACGCTGTGGTTCTGCGCTTCGTGTTTCCTTCAAATTCCTCTTTATTAGCTACGTTATGCAAGAGGTCTATTTTCTCAAAAACCGGTTTTTTATTTTTAATGCCGCTAATAAGGAAGGAATAGTAATAATAGTAGTAAAAGCAAAGAAATTTTGCCAACCGAAATTTACTACTATATAGCCTGAAATAGTCGGGAAGATTGCTCTTGAGAATCCCATCATCGCAGAAAAAAATGAGTATTGAGTAGCTCTAAACTTACCGTGACAAAGAGAAGAAATAAAAGCAATATATGCCGTCATTGCCATGCCGCCCGTGATACTTTCTATTGCTATCGTAATAAATAATAAGGAAAGATTTTTGCCGTATATTTCTAATGCAATAAACAAAATATGAGCCAGCGAGTGAATAACACCGAATAGAAATATACTATCTAAGATATTCTTTTTTTGCATTATAAAACTTGCTATTAATCCCCCAATTATAGCCCCTATTACTCCTAGAAATTTGCCGGCGCTAGCTATTTCAAGGTTATTATAACCTAGGTGAATCAAGAATGGATTGATCATAACGTTAATAAAATTATCGGGTAACCTATATAAGATTAGAAAGATTATTATTAAAGTAATAAAAGAAAGTGACCCGATAGGTTTTAATATGCTCAATATAAAATTACCAACGCCAGTAGAATAATTTGTTGAAGGAATGGAAATATTATTTGCTATAACGTTAAAATATTTAGTAAAGAAAATAAGAGGAACTAAATAAATAACTATTGATACGGCAAAAATTTTATATATTTCATTGAATGTTAAATAACTAGATAAATAAATAGCTCCCGACCCTGAGAATAACATCCCGATTCGATAACCGAATATATATATTCCTGAAGCAGTTCCTTGAGCTTCTTTTATTATTATTTCCGTTCTGAATGCACTCAAAATAGTATCTTGCGCT
This genomic window from Rickettsia endosymbiont of Ceutorhynchus obstrictus contains:
- a CDS encoding biotin--[acetyl-CoA-carboxylase] ligase; the protein is MNNYKLLIFDEIDSTNLEAIRIAKTNPSLNYAILAKTQTQGRTRKGKKWQSLLGNLHTSLLLKPNKELTLFPQLSFVTGLAVYETIESLIFQCHSRENGNPGKASGHPEFISGSINNKMLKQVQHDEPDSRLCGNDIKERKNDIGEENNIKNIKLKWPNDILINDKKISGILLESLTVANNNYLIVGVGINIVRNPLNIDQLTTSLSAENMEIHRPEALLDIFIVNFEKYYQIWEQKGFIEIRKIWLEKAYKLNESVTINDGNNTITGIFKGIDEVGKIIIQLPTKKISSFTAGELSF
- the nuoN gene encoding NADH-quinone oxidoreductase subunit NuoN, producing the protein MLEQFNIIIPELSLTLIALFTQIFAIFFSSKNKIIVNLTILLSIILVFVTLKISAQEATAFNDSFVTNSVTGSYKAIVLIFTIMTMIIYRDYCATSSEELKNEFFTLVLLSTAGIFVAISARNFLLLFCAMELPALIAYVLAGFKLNDIKSSEGALKYFILGSLVSCLSLFGISFIYGFGGSLEFSDILYKLNTSNANIGLVVGIVLFLSSLFFKLSSVPMHSWVPEVYEGSPVSSVTYFATASKIGMVAILLNIMNLVVGDYHPISINLIKIIAVLSMIFGALGAIRQTSLKRLMAYSTILNIGYVLVGVALHNSEGNFAAMLYMLIYATGTIGFFACLIALLGSEADKATFDSIQGISANHKAIAGAITIIMFSMIGIPPLAGFLGKYYLFYQAINKGEYLLAFVGIFTSIIAAYYYLKIIKTMYFVENIELIEKKIPTQYGLLLINSIVIGFLLFASFFIKF
- a CDS encoding DUF1189 family protein produces the protein MHLVSFILVWLNTLFRQWWLSVSSINFYKDVYRNYQGYGIRYLFVVSFIPSIIYCIFVLNYIVTLKDYFNGKHLSKATESIEYIINQLPDIQYNGIKISLEEEGPLYLYSKNKNKIVAIDINNQLPLNEKSKIPIILTANKLIINLVEATTKKKLTTDIEYSKIFDPSQKALTPEIIKKYCADSLASIPTVFIYIGMPIIILFWFVTFLFEKSFIILLVYVLTNLFGPKSPMKTCVRLVMFASGVPVLLQPIITLLSPALGEAILFLQMFTVGLLFAALWQIKNKEMFGKYS
- a CDS encoding 3-oxoacid CoA-transferase subunit B, translated to MAWSKEQIYQITAELELKEGLYVNLGIGMPTYVANYIPKGVNVVFQSENGMLGMGPFPYAGEEDPDLINAGKQTITALPESSYFDSAFSFGMIRGSHVDLTILGAMQVSQKGDIANWTIPGKMVKGMGGAMDLVANTKRVVVIMEHTARDGGIKLLKECSFPLTGTKVVSRVITDLGIFDVDKDEMLLTTIAPEVTLDEIKAKTEAEFKVAL
- a CDS encoding CoA transferase subunit A translates to MNKIYPSSELALEGLLYDGMTIMAGGFGLCGIPENLINALLKSKVQNLTVISNNCGVDNFGLGLLLQTRQIKKMISSYVGENKIFEQQYLDKTLELELNPQGTLAERIRAGGNGIPAFYTKTGIGTIVEENKKVGEFNGEKYLMETALFADLAIIKGFKADKSGNVIYNKTARNFNPIMAGAAKVTVCEVEEIVEIGELDPNNIHTPNIFVQRLVLGEKYEKRIEQLTTRSK
- a CDS encoding ATP-dependent DNA helicase RecG; translated protein: MLTSIEKFLFASVGSLLNINEDVIKAFKRLGIITVRDLLFYRPISWQVKIISPNLYEVKEGQLIQTKVTIEKIFLPIKKHQPLKITAANDTGSLLMVFFHKLPPFIFNKLKVGTTHTISGKVQFFDHYVQISHPEFIYNPKFEGAIEPIYPLTFGINNKQIYSYILKLIDIFEEKCTKLKLGTNTEIVEYIESLLTDLKTLHVQYSFDASLCNSYASLCHSREGGNPENASSHPKFTSESNEMLKQVQHDGLDSRLRRNDITGRGDDTEVNGNENETNIIEKAIKRLAAKELIANQISLYNIRKQIQLKRGNSFSKAAVIQQSVLDELGFELTQGQQKVIEEIEQDQSSSFEMMRLLQGDVGAGKTLVALLTIVNAVGAKFQATLMAPTDLLANQHYEFFVKALKNTDIKVALLTGKILGVTRKNVMSQLENGEIDILIGTHALFQEKVSFKNLGYIVIDEQHKFGVQQRLNLINKGANPDVLVMTATPIPRSLALTVFGDMAISKLTSKPKNRLAITTNVMPTSRIENIIEVLNKKLTLGERIYWICPLIDQNDKELKIEENIIPLTDVMSRFAAIDLVYPKIAGIIHGKMKNDQKDAVMRQFKEGQIKLLVATTVIEVGIDVPEATLIVIENAEQFGLAQLHQLRGRVGRGSILSYCILLYNPKRLSKVARERFEIMKSTNDGFYIAEQDLKLRGGGEILGMKQSGEIQFFFADLARDLELLIKANKFAAANPNVNYDFVNFQIKLFARGELSELN
- a CDS encoding type II toxin-antitoxin system prevent-host-death family antitoxin, with translation MFMDIINYSELRSNLAKILDKVNDDHTPITITRQKGKPAVIISLEDFKSYEETAYLMASPKNAKRLNQSIREIELLRG
- a CDS encoding AmpG family muropeptide MFS transporter, yielding MLSNSRLFLAWLFGFISGFAIMISGNTLNYWLAKENIDLQTIGILSFILLPYSINFLWAPIFDTVKLGRLNKILGHRLSWIYLIGILLAFAIFILSFLNPTKNLLLFALVALIISFLSSAQDTILSAFRTEIIIKEAQGTASGIYIFGYRIGMLFSGSGAIYLSSYLTFNEIYKIFAVSIVIYLVPLIFFTKYFNVIANNISIPSTNYSTGVGNFILSILKPIGSLSFITLIIIFLILYRLPDNFINVMINPFLIHLGYNNLEIASAGKFLGVIGAIIGGLIASFIMQKKNILDSIFLFGVIHSLAHILFIALEIYGKNLSLLFITIAIESITGGMAMTAYIAFISSLCHGKFRATQYSFFSAMMGFSRAIFPTISGYIVVNFGWQNFFAFTTIITIPSLLAALKIKNRFLRK